Proteins encoded together in one Mercenaria mercenaria strain notata chromosome 18, MADL_Memer_1, whole genome shotgun sequence window:
- the LOC123539073 gene encoding transmembrane protein 272-like produces MGHGDGSGEAGGQGQGHGHGRGDKGFLAGACCIIIIVVLLVLSIFGLNIAKIVMGAAYVNDCPVEKLIPIYLIVSGCSSVLMGGLSNLKKKDDDIEEDGIKGKCNVLTIIGTIGLLFNFVWLICGSVWVFGNYSDVIDGCGVSNDCCDTSLIKFALAVTIIDWIFIGLILVAICCLCGAICCGMFCCKTKVGE; encoded by the exons ATGGGTCATGGTGATGGAAGTGGAGAGGCTGGaggacaaggtcaaggtcatggtcatgGTCGAGGAGACAAGGGTTTTTTAGCAGGAGCATGCT GTATTATTATCATAGTGGTGCTTCTTGTACTGTCCATATTTGGACTTAACATTGCAAAAATCGTCATGG GAGCTGCATACGTTAATGATTGTCCAGTTGAAAAATTGATTCCTATCTACCTAATTGTATCGGGATGTTCGTCAGTACTGATGGGAGGTTTGagcaatttaaagaaaaaagacgaCGATATAGAAGAGGATGGTATCAAGGGCAAATGCAACGTTTTGACTATAATTGGGACAATTGGGTTACTGTTTAATTTTGTCTGGCTTATATGTG gtaGTGTATGGGTTTTTGGGAACTACTCGGATGTTATCGATGGCTGTGGCGTTTCGAATGACTGTTGTGATACGTCCCTAATAAAGTTCGCTCTTGCGGTGACAATTATAGACTGGATATTTATAGGTCTGATCTTAGTAGCTATTTGCTGCCTTTGTGGAGCTATATGCTGCGGAATGTTTTGCTGCAAGACGAAAGTAGGcgaataa